Proteins found in one Methanospirillum hungatei JF-1 genomic segment:
- a CDS encoding hydrogenase iron-sulfur subunit, which translates to MADEWKPQILAIICNWCSYAGADLAGGARIQYPPTVRAIRVMCTGRVDMLFILKAFVEGADGVLVSGCHFGDCHYLEGNYKAAKRMFMIKNLLRNIGLDDKRFRMTFVSASEGAKWGMVMEDVTNTIKELGPSPIKEFKK; encoded by the coding sequence ATGGCAGACGAATGGAAACCACAGATTCTCGCTATCATCTGCAACTGGTGTTCGTATGCAGGTGCTGACCTTGCCGGTGGTGCACGTATCCAGTATCCACCAACGGTCCGGGCAATCCGTGTCATGTGTACCGGACGTGTTGACATGCTCTTCATCCTCAAGGCATTTGTTGAGGGTGCAGATGGTGTTCTCGTCTCCGGATGTCATTTTGGTGACTGTCACTACCTTGAAGGTAACTACAAGGCCGCAAAGCGTATGTTCATGATCAAGAACCTGCTCAGAAACATCGGTCTTGATGACAAGCGTTTCCGTATGACCTTTGTCTCAGCATCCGAAGGTGCAAAGTGGGGTATGGTCATGGAAGATGTCACCAATACTATCAAGGAACTTGGTCCCAGCCCGATCAAAGAATTCAAAAAATAA
- a CDS encoding PIN domain-containing protein, with amino-acid sequence MNQRVYNRDLDTYEKCKTLIRHLESNHIEIFFPRAGLVELICVITRIEDSKTADIVFQYANELFVILEESSIFDRALSIARRTGCSGFDTYMLASASLQDCYLFTDDAEMYTFARQVGIRSYLIRDSSIELLCSPE; translated from the coding sequence ATTAACCAGAGAGTATATAATCGGGATTTAGACACCTATGAGAAATGCAAAACACTCATTCGACACTTGGAGTCTAATCACATTGAAATTTTCTTCCCACGTGCTGGACTCGTAGAATTGATCTGTGTTATTACCCGGATTGAAGATTCGAAAACCGCAGACATTGTATTTCAGTATGCTAATGAACTCTTTGTAATACTGGAGGAATCTTCGATATTTGATAGAGCCCTTTCAATAGCTCGAAGAACTGGGTGTTCTGGCTTTGATACCTACATGCTCGCCTCAGCTAGTTTACAGGATTGTTATCTATTTACAGATGATGCGGAGATGTATACCTTCGCCAGGCAGGTCGGGATTCGTTCATATTTAATCCGAGATTCTTCAATAGAACTTTTATGCTCTCCTGAATAG
- a CDS encoding antitoxin family protein yields the protein MSIIIEAIYKKGAFYPTVPVEMPDNTRVKLTLKKSFSDLIDKYADFPMKESADAILENIRRRNS from the coding sequence ATGAGTATAATTATTGAAGCCATTTACAAAAAGGGAGCATTTTATCCAACTGTACCAGTAGAGATGCCAGATAATACCAGAGTAAAACTTACACTAAAAAAGAGCTTTTCTGACCTTATTGATAAATATGCTGATTTCCCAATGAAAGAATCAGCAGATGCGATATTAGAGAATATAAGGAGAAGAAATTCATAA
- a CDS encoding methyl-accepting chemotaxis protein, protein MDWLDNVKMGQKLVGSFLLLAILLGIVAVVGYVEMKTINDGMTEMYYDRAVPLATLGEVDADFLYIRGNLYKYLSIPDQRAKTKAEIDEYISIINQNMDAIRATYLIDSEKEELARFDVNWAEFQKVVKDTLAQIDAGNEADAAKTLAGGAMAKSREATGSNIDNLKAINVKKAEELNIQGDETFSAATLTLAIIGIIAVILAISLGYTISRSITTPLQRSVVMMQELGVGHLGMRLSYQRKDEIGDLARAIDQFADNLVNNFIAILKQVSVGDLSAMPVPHDDKDEIAPAVIKMIESLRGLVSEAKTLSQAAIDGKLSVRGDAEKFQGGYREVILGMNETFEGIVVPLNEAMRLAGSYAQGDFTDRVNDTIEMRGDFIRFKEALNQIGIQGGAAISGVKTEVENLSAGMEETNASAEEVASTTSLLAQSSNEVSQLAERSGTGIRQILTAMEDLSNTVSSVAAKAEQASMMAQQTVDLTEKGVSLAGAAEKGMEGISSSVEETSGIITDITGQMEEIGKIVDVITGIAEQTGLLALNAAIEAARAGEAGMGFAVVADEVKSLALESQKSAENIASIIGNLQKKTQQVSLSMKNSSVEVQAGNEAVTRTLAIFDEIVQAINSVHANMTEVAGAAEEQAAAVEEITASVNEVGNLVQRTAKEAVDSAAATEEVTASIDQITRAISDAAASVQRIAENMGMFVT, encoded by the coding sequence ATGGATTGGCTGGATAATGTGAAAATGGGACAAAAACTGGTCGGGAGTTTTCTGCTCCTTGCGATTCTGCTTGGGATCGTAGCCGTTGTCGGCTATGTGGAGATGAAGACCATCAATGACGGGATGACCGAGATGTACTATGACCGCGCGGTCCCGCTTGCAACCCTTGGAGAGGTTGATGCAGATTTTCTGTACATCAGAGGGAATCTCTACAAATATCTCTCTATCCCGGACCAGCGTGCAAAAACAAAGGCTGAGATTGATGAATATATATCCATAATTAATCAGAATATGGATGCCATTCGGGCGACATACCTCATTGACAGCGAAAAGGAGGAACTTGCCCGGTTTGATGTCAACTGGGCCGAGTTTCAAAAGGTGGTGAAGGATACCCTGGCACAGATAGATGCAGGGAATGAAGCTGATGCAGCCAAAACACTCGCTGGCGGGGCTATGGCGAAATCACGGGAAGCCACCGGATCCAATATTGATAATCTCAAGGCGATCAATGTAAAAAAGGCTGAAGAACTGAATATCCAGGGAGATGAGACCTTCTCTGCGGCAACGTTGACCCTTGCCATCATCGGTATCATTGCGGTCATTCTTGCCATCAGCCTTGGGTATACCATCTCCAGGAGTATTACCACCCCGCTCCAGAGGAGTGTTGTCATGATGCAGGAGCTGGGCGTCGGGCATCTTGGCATGCGACTTTCGTACCAGCGGAAAGATGAGATCGGGGATCTTGCCAGAGCCATCGATCAGTTCGCAGATAATCTCGTGAATAACTTCATCGCCATACTCAAACAGGTGAGTGTGGGTGATCTCTCAGCAATGCCAGTCCCTCATGATGACAAGGATGAGATCGCTCCTGCGGTCATCAAGATGATTGAGTCGCTTCGGGGGCTTGTATCAGAGGCAAAAACTCTCAGTCAGGCGGCTATTGATGGAAAGCTCTCAGTTCGTGGTGATGCAGAGAAGTTCCAGGGTGGATACCGGGAGGTGATCCTGGGTATGAATGAGACGTTTGAGGGGATCGTTGTCCCGCTCAATGAGGCGATGCGACTTGCCGGTTCGTATGCACAGGGTGACTTTACCGACCGGGTGAATGATACGATCGAGATGAGAGGCGACTTTATCCGATTCAAAGAGGCACTCAATCAGATCGGTATCCAGGGAGGAGCGGCCATCAGTGGCGTAAAGACCGAGGTGGAGAACCTTTCTGCCGGAATGGAGGAGACGAATGCCAGTGCCGAAGAGGTTGCCAGCACTACAAGTCTGCTTGCCCAGAGTTCAAATGAGGTGAGTCAGCTTGCCGAACGAAGCGGGACTGGTATCAGGCAGATCCTGACCGCCATGGAGGATCTCTCAAATACCGTCAGTTCGGTTGCCGCAAAGGCTGAGCAGGCATCTATGATGGCACAGCAGACCGTGGATCTCACGGAGAAAGGAGTAAGCCTTGCCGGAGCGGCTGAGAAGGGGATGGAAGGGATCAGTTCATCGGTTGAGGAGACGAGCGGGATCATCACTGATATCACCGGCCAGATGGAAGAGATCGGCAAGATTGTGGATGTCATCACGGGCATCGCTGAACAGACCGGTCTTTTGGCATTAAATGCCGCAATCGAAGCTGCTCGTGCCGGTGAGGCAGGGATGGGTTTTGCGGTCGTCGCTGATGAGGTGAAATCTCTTGCCCTTGAGTCACAAAAGTCTGCGGAGAATATCGCATCCATCATCGGGAACCTGCAAAAGAAGACACAACAGGTCTCTCTATCCATGAAGAACTCATCGGTTGAGGTACAGGCAGGCAATGAGGCGGTGACCAGGACCCTTGCGATCTTTGATGAGATTGTGCAGGCGATCAACAGTGTGCATGCGAATATGACCGAGGTAGCCGGAGCAGCAGAAGAGCAGGCAGCAGCGGTCGAGGAGATCACGGCCAGTGTGAATGAGGTCGGGAATCTGGTTCAGCGGACCGCAAAAGAGGCGGTGGATTCGGCGGCAGCAACCGAAGAGGTGACGGCATCGATCGATCAGATCACACGGGCGATATCTGATGCTGCTGCTTCAGTCCAGCGGATAGCAGAGAATATGGGGATGTTTGTTACGTAA